One part of the Ochotona princeps isolate mOchPri1 chromosome 18, mOchPri1.hap1, whole genome shotgun sequence genome encodes these proteins:
- the MC4R gene encoding melanocortin receptor 4, whose translation MNSTHYHGMHTSLHFWNRSTYGLHSNASESLGKGYSDGGCYEQLFVSPEVFVTLGVISLLENILVIVAIAKNKNLHSPMYFFICSLAVADMLVSVSNGSETIVITLLNSTDTDAQSFTVNIDNVIDSVICSSLLASICSLLSIAVDRYFTIFYALQYHNIMTVKRVGITISCIWAACTVSGILFIIYSDSSAVIICLITMFFTMLALMASLYVHMFLMARLHIKRIAVLPGTGTIRQGANMKGAITLTILIGVFVVCWAPFFLHLIFYISCPQNPYCVCFMSHFNLYLILIMCNSIIDPLIYALRSQELRKTFKEIICFYPLGGLCDFSSRY comes from the coding sequence atgaACTCCACCCACTACCACGGGATGCACACTTCTCTCCACTTCTGGAACCGCAGCACCTATGGACTGCACAGCAATGCCAGTGAGTCCCTTGGGAAGGGCTACTCAGATGGAGGGTGCTATGAGCAACTTTTCGTTTCTCCTGAGGTGTTTGTGACTCTGGGTGTCATCAGCTTGCTGGAGAATATTCTAGTGATCGTAGCAATAGCCAAGAACAAGAATCTGCATTCGCCCATGTACTTTTTCATCTGCAGCCTGGCTGTGGCAGATATGCTGGTGAGCGTTTCCAATGGGTCAGAAACCATTGTCATCACCTTGCTCAACAGTACGGATACCGACGCACAGAGTTTCACAGTGAATATTGACAATGTCATTGACTCAGTGATCTGTAGCTCCTTGCTTGCCTCAATTTGCAGCCTGCTTTCCATTGCAGTGGACAGGTATTTTACTATCTTCTATGCCCTCCAGTACCATAACATTATGACAGTTAAGCGGGTTGGGATCACCATCAGTTGCATCTGGGCAGCCTGCACAGTTTCAGGCATTCTCTTCATCATTTACTCAGACAGCAGCGCTGTCATCATCTGCCTCATCACCATGTTCTTCACCATGCTAGCCCTCATGGCCTCTCTCTATGTGCACATGTTCCTCATGGCCAGACTTCACATTAAGAGGATCGCTGTCCTCCCGGGCACGGGCACCATCCGCCAAGGCGCCAACATGAAGGGGGCAATCACCTTGACCATCCTGATTGGGGTCTTTGTTGTCTGCTGGGCCCCCTTTTTCCTTCACTTAATATTCTACATCTCTTGTCCCCAGAACCCATACTGTGTGTGCTTCATGTCTCACTTTAACTTGTATCTCATTCTGATCATGTGTAATTCAATCATCGATCCTCTGATTTATGCGCTCCGGAGTCAAGAACTGAGGAAAACTTTCAAAGAGATCATCTGCTTCTACCCTCTGGGAGGACTCTGTGATTTCTCTAGTCGATATTAA